The Loxodonta africana isolate mLoxAfr1 chromosome 6, mLoxAfr1.hap2, whole genome shotgun sequence genomic interval GCCtctgttttcttttccaaatataTTACCATTCTCAATTTCTTCCAGGATCTGGAAGGCAGTAGTAGTCCCTTCATGAAGAGCTAGCTTCCTGCATTGACCCACTCTGATTCCAGAACCCTGGGGGAAGTGGTTACTGAGAGCCTGCCTCAGCCCTTGTGCTTTGTTAAAGTCCTAACCCATCCCTGTTCCCCTTTTTCGTAGGTTCCCTGGCTTCACATGCTGTATGCCGCTCTGGGGGCCATTGCTTTCACCCTGGTGAGTCAGTCCCAGCCCTCTCTCCAGGATGGGGCGGtgagggggtggaggggaggagcTGAGGGAATGAAGCATGGATTTAGGCTGCTTGAGGGGCAGGGAGTAGGGCCATAGCTGACTTTCCCTCTCCCCACTGTCAACAGGTGTCTGTTAATTTTCTGGGTATTCCCACCCTCTTTTGTTCACACTGCCTACTATTAGAACACTCAGCAGGCTGCATTATAGACTGGGGTGTCTGTCTTCCTTCCTAAACCGTAACTTACTTGGAGGCAGTTCATTAATGTGTCCCCCCAGAACACTGTGCCCCTAAGCTCCCAGGCTAAATCTGCTGACCCAAAGTGAGCTCTGGACACTGGGGCTCTAGGTTCTTACCCTGACTTCCGTGTCCCTGCAGTTCCTAGCTTACGACACGCAGCTGGTTCTGGGGAACCGGAAGCACACCATTAGCCCGGAGGACTACATCACCGGTGCCCTGCAGATCTACACTGACATTGTCTACATCTTTACCTTTGTGCTGCAGCTGGTTGGGGACCGCAATTAAGGAGCACCCCGTTTCACCCACCCTGGGCTCTCCCTTCCTAGAGGGCTGGGCCCTGTGACCAGGGTCTGGGCTTCAGACTCTTCTGCCCCTCAAGTGATGCCCAGTTTCCTTTTTTGTCCTGGGGGTGGTAGCCTCTCTGACTGTGGATATTGTAGGTACCTGATGGGGTTGAAGAGCCAAGATTGACTCTTGCCCTTGTTGGGCTCGGCAGGGACTGGGTTGAAGATGTCCTTTCTTCTCTAGCCACTACGTGGCACCAAATTTTTCTTAGCAGCTGGGGCTGGCAGGGAGGAGGGGGGCATGGAAAGAGCCTATTCTGTAGCTAAAAGGGAATATGAAAAGGGAAGTGACTTCAAGGTGATGAGGTTTCCCCTCCagtctcctccctctgccccccaAAGCCAGGAGCTTTGATCCGGTCATCTGGACTTATAGACCATTGTCCTGTGAGGCTTTTGCAACCCATGGCGCCTGCCAGCTCAGGTCTATACAGCTGGGCCTGGTCTCCCTGCTTCAACCCCTTCTTCTTtcagtatgtgtgtatatattgttTATCTAGGTGGAGTGTGGGCACGAGGAGGAGAACAAGCAAAGTAAAATACAGGGGCCAGTCAGAGCAGCTCCTGCCCTGGGCTCCCTCATAGCTTGTGGTGGCGATGGAAAGCAGGTCACCATCCTCCAAAGCTGCTTGGAGCCTCACTGGGTGCTTCTGAGATCTCTGGTCAGAGGCACCTCTTGTTTCCTGTGCTCAGGCTGCTCAGAGCAGAAAGTGAGGTCAGGAGATGGGGTGGCTTATTACAATTTTAAGTGTGGCCAGGAAGTAACTGGGTGAAGAGAGactggggtgggggcagagaaAATGCCTTGGGGCTCCCCACCCCATCTGAGCGATATCCAAGCCTTCCATGGCTCCCACAAAGACTTCTGTGTTCTTTCCTCCTGCTAACCCTGGGAGGACCTGCGAAGACGACTTCCTGTTTGTTCTTACTTCTGCTGGGCAACTTTAGACTTGAGCCCCAACGCCTCAGCAAGCCACCACTTTCTTAACACTAAGTGCCTCAAGTTGGAAGAGGGGCAGGGGTCGCTCTGTTGGGTGGGGGTGGAAGCCATATCAGCCCAAGGGTATATTTATGATTTCTCTATTATGTACTTGGTCCTAAGTATATCACACAAAAGGATACAACCAAAAATGTAATAAAGTTTTATGTTTAGAAGTAAAAACCCTATATGGCTCTGTTATTCTCCCTATGAAAAACATGTCAGCCCTGGAGCGGTAGTCTGGCTCTGCCCAAGGCATCCATGTCCTACTCCACATTCTGGCTTGATTTCTCCCATTTTCTAAGATAATCTGATACACTTTCTCCAGTAATTCCTGATGATGGATGCCATAGGCTAGCTCAGCAATCGCCTGTGGAGAAGGGAGTGTTAACTCCTGCAGTGCTGGATCTGGAAGGGACCTCTCAGAGAGGTGACGCTTAACCTTTTCTGGGTCATCAACCCATTCAAAAAGCTCATGAGAGCGATTAACTCTTCTCCAAAAAGCTGCACACAATTTTGCCTATGGGGTGGGATATGGACCCCAGGTTCAGAACCCCTGCCTTAGAAATCACTAGTCCAATCCCTCttaacagataaggaaactgaggcccagagaaactGAGTCATTTGGACTCAGCCAAGAGCGCATTTTTCCTCCACACCCTAAATGTCTTATATGATTCCTTTTATTATTTACTTCAAGGCTGAGTGAGGCCACACCCTCCTGGCCAGCAGCTCAGTGGGCTTGGTCCCCAGGGCCTGAGCCTAGGCTTGTTGAGCCTAAGTCTCTGGTTTCCCCACCATCCATCTGGGAACACTGAGGCTTCAGTGAGAAGGAGCACACATGAGTAACGAGCCCCACCCTCTGCCCCTCCCGTCCCCAGGGACTTGTAAACCCAGGCCTGTTCCTTTCCACTCAAAATCTTAGTAACTTTATTTGCCTTTGGCCGGCTTGATGTGGGAGGGGCGAGGGGTGGCAGCAGCCTGGGCTTCAGGCGCCCCCTGGTGGGCCTCAGTGGCAGGACCAGAGTCACAGCCAGTCCTGAGGGAGGCCATGGTTAACACAGTCTAGGGGAGGTTTGCAGTGTTCCTCAGGCCTGCACCCGGGATCCACCTTCAGGAGATGGGGTATGTTAGGAGGAGGCCCTGAACCTCTGGCTCTCATACTCGCCCGCGTTGGACGCCCGCATGTTCTGCCGAGCCTTCATCTGCTTCAAACGGTCCTTGTCCACTTCCCGCTTGGTGAGGATGAAGAGGAGGATACCACAGGGCAAGCCGATGGCCCTAGGGGTAGGGAGATGTGCACGGGGTTTGGAGAGGGGCTGACCTGAGCCAGAGGGGTTGGGGTAGTCCCATTCTAGCTGCACCAGTTACATGGATACTGCAATACCTCTTGCCTCTATCCTCTGTGCTGGCTGCCAGAGGGCCCCACACAAATCGGATCCTGTGCTACCCTGCTTAAAACCCTGTAATGGCTCCTCATTACTTGTGGTCAAGTTCCAAACTCCTAAGCATGGCACACCAGGCCCACTGTGGTTGGGTTTCTGCCTACCTCTTCACCCCTTTCCCCTGTAGTCTGATACTACCCGATATGAACCCTGCACTCCTGCCACACAGACTGTGCATGATCCTCCAGAAAGTCCATCCTCTTTCCAGCTCCCAAGTCTTAGCAAAGGTTCCCTCTGCCTGAACTGCTCCCCATCCCCTCTCAGACTCTGCTCCTTAAGCTGAATAAGTGTTACTTGGGAGGCACTTTGGTGTGGAGGAAAGAGCATGGAGTCACAAGACTTGGTGAAAATCccagctctgagcctcagttccctcctctgtgaaatggggatgtgATATTTATCTCAGAAAGACTAACAAATTACACTATAAAGTACTGGCACACCTCAGGTGCTGAAAAAAATgttccttttccctgctttttttttaatattaataaatatgtattaagaTCAGAGTCAGATTCAAATAACAATGCACTGAATACCTTCTAGGTGCTACTATACAGCTAAAATAATCTCACATGATTTCAATTAATTAATTACAGAAACTTGGGTCTCACCCCAAGCTCTCTAACGGGAGGATAAGACCAGGGACTCATATTCAAGCCAGACCAATTCAGCTTACTCCACAGAAAACCCACTCTCTCTCCTCAATTCCACACCCCTTCCCACACCCCTTGCCCAATTCCTCTGACATTCCAATCCTTGcacccagcaattctgtcccCACACCTCGGATTCAGCTTACCATTTGAAACTTGAAGAAGTTTCTGGGTCCTGCCCTCCCCTGGATTCCACTCCCCATTGGTGGGCAAAGCGGCAGTGAAAACTCACCAGGCTAGTCCCACAGCCTTCATAGGGTTCTTGGTCCTCTTACTGGGAATGTATTCCAGCTCAGGGGGTAAGGGCGCAGGCTCCTCCTTGCACTCTGGGGAGCTGTGGCTTTGCAGTGCCCGGGTCCTGCTCTGGGAAGCTTTCTCTCCTGAGAGAATCCCTGTGGATGGAGGTTAGGAAAGTCAGAATGAGGGGGTGAGGAGAAAGcctgggggaggggctggggaggTGTGGTTGAGTTCTGAGGAGGGGGAGTGACTGCAATTCGAAGTAACGCGTGCCAGGGAGAATCCAAATGAAATGGGAAAATCGCCATCGAGGTGGCACCTTTGGAAGCCACTTCGACGTCACTGCGGGTTCATCACCCTGGTGCCAGGAGAGCGAGCTTCGAGCTTCGCTGTTCTTCATTTCCTCAGGCGACTGGACGGGAAGGACTGCAGTGGGACTGACATGAGCCGTATAAAGGAAATTCAGGGAAAGGTTTTAAAACAGCAGAATGTTAGAACTGGAAGGGAGCTTAAACATAGCCTATTCCATCCCCTCATTCTATAGAACAGGAAACTGAAGCTCCGAGAGATGGACTCCCTCGCCCAAGGTCAAACCGCTAATTATCCGGCGCTAGAAGCAGCCCAGGGCTCTTTCCTCTGCACTGCGGTGCGTGTGAAACACCTGGAGCATGGAAGTCTAAAAGGCTTCCTTGGGGCTCCCTCTCGCAGCAAGACCCCGGAGGTGTCGTGTAACCCTAAATCAGGGGGATGGACTAGAGAGTATCTTTTAGCCCCAGTCACTTAAGATCCTGCAGAGGGGCGTGGGCATGAATGGACAGCCTTGACTTCTTGCTGTCGCCGGGCGAGATGTGAAAGAAAAGTAATCCCCTGCCGCCCTGCCCTCCCCGGGGTCCCTCTCCTTACCCCGGAGGACGCGGGCATTTCTCGCCCCCCGGCCCTTCAGCGCCGTAGCAGCTACCACCGCCGCCATGTTCAGATCCCACCCCCCCCTTCACCGCGCTCCCCGCCGGGAATTGTAGTTTGCGTAAGGGGCCTCCCCCACTCCTTCCGGCCTGCCTACAGATCAGGTACTACAACTCCCAGAAGCCTGAGGAGTGGACCCGGGAGAACTACTCTTCCCATGAGACCACGGCGGCGCGCACGCTCGCTGGTTTCACTCCTGTTAGGGGTGGAGTAagggtgggcggagcttatgTTCTCCCCGCCACGCCCCGTTCCTTCTCACAACTCTGCGCTGTGATTGGTAGTTCAACCAGCCAGTCCCCCTCGCTATTGGCCGAACGGCCGTCGCTCTTCCTGCCGGGGAGTCGCCTACGCCTACTTCCTCCCGGGAGGAGGGGCTCGAGTTCCGCGTCGTCTCGCAGAGCTGACTCTGGGAAGCGTTTGGGCCCAGAGAAGTGGATCGGCAGCTTGCGCCGCATGGAGTCCGAATCGGAAACCGGGGCTGCTGCTGACACCCCCCCACTGGAGACCCTAAGCTTCCATGGCGATGAAGAGATTATCGAGGTGGTAGAACTGGATCCCGGTCCGCCGGACCCGGGTGAGAACTGCCGCTCCTCAGGCCATGGGACAGGAGGCGCTCACCCCTGGCCTCTGACCCCtgcttctccccctcccccacacccacCGGTCGTTCCGATCAACACCCCTCCcccacacacatatttatacGCACTTAGTTCTCAGGCCTGGTCTGGGTAGGGGTTCCCCTGACGCCTCCCCTGGCCCTTCCCCTCACACACCCCCTTCCCATCATTCCCTCGGCCCTCTCTTCCTATACCATCTCTAGCCAAACCCGGGTCAGCCGACTTCTCTTATCCTCCCTCCCACACCCCCCCTCTCCGTCCTGCGGCTTCTCGTTCCCGCTACACCCTAACTGTCGGACCCCACCTTCCCCTCTTACCACATGACCCATTTCTGTCCGCAGACCTCTTTATACGTCTCCCCATCCTTCTCACAGCCTTCTCTGTCCCCAAAGCAGATGATCTGGCCCAGGAGATGGAAGATGTAGActttgaggaagaggaagaagaggaggagggcaACGAGGAGGGCTGGGTGCTGGAACCCCAGGAAGGGGTGGTCGGCAGCATGGAGGGCCCAGATGATAGCGAGGTCACCTTTGCGTTGCACTCAGGTAGGCCCTTCAGAAAATCTACCGTAGGGTTGGGGATCAGGACCCCAGGACTAGTAGCAGCCCCAGCCATCACCTGCCTTCACTCATACCTCAACATGCACAACACAGTGCTTCCATCGGGCAGTTGAGGCCTCTTTGAACTCAGTTCAGTTGGGCATTTGAGCATCAAACACTTACTAGGTACAGAGTATTTTgggaaaaaccctggtggtgtagtggttaggagctagggctgctaaccaaaaggttggcagtttgaattcaccagatgctccttggaaaccctaccgggcagttctcctctctccttagagttactatgagtcaaaatcgatttgatggcaatgggtttggttttgggtttagatAGGGGAAAGATACTGGTCCTGCCTTGGAGGAGCTCATAGGTAGGGGACAGGATGACGAAATGGGTGAGAACTTGGCTCCAGATGGTTGAGAcagcctaggttcaaatcctagccCTGCAAATTACCAGTTTAGGAGCTGTATTAATCTGTGTCTTAATCTTCTTTTAAAAAGCTATTCTTGATGAAAGTTAGTATAAGTTGTCTCATTGTAAGTTAGAGGTAACGTCATGTGCTGTCAAATCAATCCTGACTCGCAATaagcctataggacaaagtagaactaccgcatagggtttcctaggctgaaatctttacgggagcagatcaccaggccttttctcccacagagcagctgtggGTTGAAACtacgaacctttcagttagcagccaagcgcttaaccattgcaccaccagggcatcttAATTAGAGGTGATAGTATCTTTTAAATCACATTTTATATAATCTTCTCTCGTATTAACTCTTAACAAGGAAACCGTAACATGATGCCCTCCTTACTGGTGATATTCCATATGGAGAACTGTGCCGTGCATACGTACCTGCCTCCTGTCCCTGGCATCAGTGTGGGACATCAAGGGGGGCACAGATGGTAGCAGGGGTTGGGGGTGGAGGATCTGCCCTGGAGAAGAAGCTTTCTCCAGCAACCTAATCATGGGAACTTAGAAAAATTTGGATGCACCCTTTCTTTCCAGGAGGAAAGACTTGTTTCTTTGGGTGATACTTGGGGTTGGGCTGAAGTCCTGAAGGACAGAGTCCTAGGTGGGTGCCCAGTCCTTTTACTGATGCGGTATCTCCTGGGACAGCATCAGTGTTTTGTGTGAGCCTGGACCCCAAGACCAACACCTTGGCAGTGACGGGGGGTGAAGATGACAAAGCCTTCGTGTGGAGGCTCAGTGATGGCGAGCTGCTCTTTGAGTGTGCAGGTGAGAGACCTAGAGTGGGGGTCCGGGGGAGGTTATGTTTCTTTTTGGGTGTCCTAGGGGGTTGGCCTACAGTGGTTGTGCATCCAGCAGCCATGTATTGACAGCTGTGGTATGCCAGCACTATGCTGGGCCCCAAGAACACACAGAAGAACATGGTCTGTTGTGGGTACAGGGGAAGGAAGCAACAATTAACCTAGGGAGCCTGGGAGGAAAGACCTAAGAGGAGGTGACATTAGTGAAGGCATAACTGGACAGAGGGAAGGGTAGGGGTATTTCAGGCCAAGGTGCAGAGTGGACAGGAGGGGTAAGACTCAAGAAGCCTGGGCTCCCTTTGGTTGAGTGGGGGCCATCAGTATCTTTCCTGAGAAGACCAGAGTGTTTGTTCCTgaagtggcaacaggtttggtcacctgttttgctgtgttccacccctgtttttttccccatctgGTAGTTTCGGGGGACCAGATTCCTGGGTCATGTGTCCCAGTGCTGAGTAACCTGatgttcttttctctttctgctccCTTTCTCTTCTAGGCCATAAAGATTCTGTGACTTGTGCTGGTTTCAGCCATGACTCcaccctagtggccacaggagaCATGAGTGGGCTCTTGAAAGTGTGGCAGGTGGACACCAAGGAGGAGGTCTGGTCCTTTGAAGCAGGCGACTTGGAGGTGAGGCTGTCAGAGTGGGATTTAACTCTGCAGGCCTTGGGTAGGGGGTGAGAGGTTGGGGTCCTGTCCTGCCTCTATTGGACCAAGCTCACTGTGAGTTAGTGTACCCCAGGGGCAGCAAGAATGGCCACACCTGTTACCTGGAAAGTCCCTGCTGACCCTAGAAGCAGGGAAGGCTTGGGTTGGGCTCATGAGGCAGTATCCCAGGTAGGGTGGGCTGACAGGCGTCCCTGTTGTCCCTTGCTCTCTGCCCAGTGGATGGAGTGGCACCCGCGTGCACCTGTCCTACTGGCGGGCACAGCTGACGGCAACACCTGGATGTGGAAGGTACCGAATGGAGACTGCAAGACCTTCCAGGGACCCAACTGCCCATCCACCTGTGGCCGAGTCCTCCCAGATGGTGAGAGCATCTCTCTTGAGGGCTTTGTTTTTGGGTGTGGAGAGATTGAGCCCAGGGTTCCACACCTCCCTAAGCTCCCTCCTGGGCCACATCTGGCAAACCCTGAGGCCTGATCTCTGGAGCACTGGCCTCCCTGGCCTGAAGCAGGCATCTTCTCCTTTCCTACCCTGAACTGGGGAATTGGTCTCCTCTGCTATTTCCTTATTCCCCCCGCCATTCTTGCCGGGTATATCTGAGTGCACTCCTTTCTCCTTTCTTGCTCTGCCTCTGGGGGACGTCTAGGGAAGAGAGCTGTGGTTGGCTATGAAGATGGCACCATCAGGATCTGGGACCTGAAGCAGGGAAACCCCATCCATGTACTAAAAGGTATCAGAGGTGGGGGAAGTGTTAACCTGGGCCTGTGTGGGGAGGTGGCCAAGATCCTGGGCAGGAGTCAGAGGGAGACAGGATGAAGCCTGACCTGTCCCCTTGTTCCATCCTAGGGACTGAGGGTCACCAGGGCCCTCTGACCTGTGTTGCCACCAACCAGGATGGCAGCCTGATCCTAACTGGCTCTGTGGACTGCCAGGCCAAGTTGGTCAGTGCCACCACTGGCAAGGTGAGTGAGTCCTGGACCCTGGGTCTGGGGCCCTCCATTCACCCAcgtcttctctccttccttttttattctttacCCTGTCTTTCTCTACTGCTCCTCTTTTCTATTGGAGGACCAAGGTCCAGTCCCTCTTCTCACGCTCTTCTTTTGCTCATAGGTGGTGGGCGTTTTCAGACCCGAGACTGTGGCCTCCCAGCCcagcctgggggagggggaggagagcgAGTCCAACTCAGTGGAGTCCTTGGGCTTCTGCAGTGTGTGAGTGGGAGCCAAGGCCTAGGCCTGGAGGCAGGGGCACTGGGCGAACCGAGGGCCAGAATCATGGTTTCAGGCAGTTGTGGTAGGAGAAGGGGACTTGTGGGAGGGAGTGTGGGCTGGGGGACTAGAAAAGAGCGAAGAGCAGGTGAAACCAGGGTCTTCCGTGAGCCTTcttgtgccctcctctgcccagaATGCCTCTGGCTGCTGTTGGTTACCTGGATGGAACTTTGGCCATCTATGATCTATCTACGCAGACCCTCAGGCACCAGTGTCAGCACCAGGTACAGGCAGCCTGGAGCTGGCATCTACCCCAGACCTGGCCCTGAATTGGTCCTTCTCCATGGTAccccttcttcctctccctcccctctttcattcCCCAGCCTCCCCTCCTCCTTGAGAGCTGAAAGTAGACCCCTCCCATGCTCACACTCCTGTCCCTGCCCTGCCTTTGTCATCCTCTGTGCAGTCGGGCATCGTGCAGCTGCTGTGGGAGGCAGGCACAGCTGTGGTTTATACCTGCAGCCTGGATGGCATTGTGCGCCTTTGGGACGCTCGCACCGGCCGTCTGCTCACCGATTACCGGGGCCACACAGCTGAGATCCTGGACTTTGCTCTTAGCAAGTAAGGGAATTGGGCAAAGGTGGGACCCACGTGTGGTTTTGGAAGATAGGAGTAGCATGAGCGGTGTCCTCAGGTGTGGAGAGGATGACTAAGGGTAGTGGGGCCCTAGCCTGGGAGGCAGGAGTGCTGGGAAACCCAATCCAGCCCCAACCCCAGTGGTTTACACCTCAGTCTCGAACTGAGACTCAGGCTCCCGCCTAGCTCGGTTCTGTGCTTCTCCTGTGCTGGGGGCTCCTCGTATGATCCCCTTGCTGGGTGCCTGCTTCATGTATGCTCATTTGGTGTGGATGTGCTGGCACAGTGCTgggcaccaaaccaaacccactgccgtggaggtgattcctgctcatagtgaccctataggacagagtagagctgcccataggctttccaaggagcaactggtggatttgaactgcggatcttttggttagcagccgtagctcttaatcactgtaccaccagggctccagtgctgGGCACCAGGGATCTAAAATTGAGGAAGCGCTTGAAGGGGCGAGACCGTCCTAGATCCCTGGGTAGCTTGCCTGGGGCTGGGCCCCAGGCACCCCATTCCCTCCAACCTTGTGCTTTCTGTCTACAGAGATGCCTCCCTGGTGGTGACCACATCAGGAGACCATAAAGCAAAAGTATTTTGTGTCCAGAGACCTGACCGCTAAAGGCTGCTGCCTCTGGCTTTGTGTCTGGTGTTGAGGGGGATGGAGGGCGTCCCCCTCCCCACCAGCAGAGGCAGTAGGGTACctgggggagaggaggggaggggcctTGGACTACTTTCAACCCCTTCAAACTGACTTGCCCCCTCCctgtccctttcttctctttagAGACCCACCCCCTCAGGCCCCTCCCTCCTTGCCCCTGCCCAGACCTGGCAGGTCCTTCAGAGGGAGTCTCTGATCTCTTTCACTTTCCTTTGCTGGTGTGAGCCATGGGGATGTGTATTTGTATGTGGGGAGTAGGTCTTTGAggttctcttcctttcctttcccaaGTCTTtgggggtggaaaggaagaagagatactagttacagattttaaaaatgtaaataaaatatacttCCCAGAGACGTGTGTGTGGATTTTGTGACGGTTAGGCTTGTCAGGCGAGGGTCCCCAAAAGATCTTTTGAGTTTGAAGGCACCTCAACTCTCTTGGGCGGTTGTCTGTTCTGCCCTAGAATACCTGCCTGTCTGGAGATGGACTCTCTCTTGGTACACACGGCTTGTTCTTTAGGTTCTTTCCATAGCTGTTCCCTTTCTGGGTGGAGTGAGAAAACTATAAACAGAGCCAGAGAGCTTTATTCAGCCAGGGTGGGGCCAAATATGGGGCAGGGTCTCTGATCCAGGAGTGGGGACACAAGAGAGGCGGGCTTGGTGGCCGAGATGGTTGGATGTTTCTAGTAGTCAGCAGCGGCCCTTTCTGTTCCCCTAGTTGAAGTCCAAGCCAGCGCTGCCTTGGCTGCTGGTGTAGTAGGCagtgctggggctggggctgcccCCGGAGGCTCTTCCCTGCAGCCGCTGTAGCCACCTTCGGGCGGCTGCCCGCCAGGGTGCTGTGTAGCGCTGATCACCCAGCCCCATGGCTACAGGCACGGCCGCTGCACTGGCACTGCCCAGCGAGGTCAGGGACAACAGAGTTCCAGGCCCCAGTGGGGGGCGATGCtcataggccagaacagagagcAGCTGTGTGGCTACATAGGGCCCCCA includes:
- the AAMP gene encoding angio-associated migratory cell protein isoform X2 translates to MESESETGAAADTPPLETLSFHGDEEIIEVVELDPGPPDPDDLAQEMEDVDFEEEEEEEEGNEEGWVLEPQEGVVGSMEGPDDSEVTFALHSASVFCVSLDPKTNTLAVTGGEDDKAFVWRLSDGELLFECAGHKDSVTCAGFSHDSTLVATGDMSGLLKVWQVDTKEEVWSFEAGDLEWMEWHPRAPVLLAGTADGNTWMWKVPNGDCKTFQGPNCPSTCGRVLPDGKRAVVGYEDGTIRIWDLKQGNPIHVLKGTEGHQGPLTCVATNQDGSLILTGSVDCQAKLVSATTGKVVGVFRPETVASQPSLGEGEESESNSVESLGFCSVMPLAAVGYLDGTLAIYDLSTQTLRHQCQHQSGIVQLLWEAGTAVVYTCSLDGIVRLWDARTGRLLTDYRGHTAEILDFALSKDASLVVTTSGDHKAKVFCVQRPDR
- the LOC104847202 gene encoding probable hydrolase PNKD — encoded protein: MAAVVAATALKGRGARNARVLRGILSGEKASQSRTRALQSHSSPECKEEPAPLPPELEYIPSKRTKNPMKAVGLAWAIGLPCGILLFILTKREVDKDRLKQMKARQNMRASNAGEYESQRFRASS
- the AAMP gene encoding angio-associated migratory cell protein isoform X1, with amino-acid sequence MESESETGAAADTPPLETLSFHGDEEIIEVVELDPGPPDPADDLAQEMEDVDFEEEEEEEEGNEEGWVLEPQEGVVGSMEGPDDSEVTFALHSASVFCVSLDPKTNTLAVTGGEDDKAFVWRLSDGELLFECAGHKDSVTCAGFSHDSTLVATGDMSGLLKVWQVDTKEEVWSFEAGDLEWMEWHPRAPVLLAGTADGNTWMWKVPNGDCKTFQGPNCPSTCGRVLPDGKRAVVGYEDGTIRIWDLKQGNPIHVLKGTEGHQGPLTCVATNQDGSLILTGSVDCQAKLVSATTGKVVGVFRPETVASQPSLGEGEESESNSVESLGFCSVMPLAAVGYLDGTLAIYDLSTQTLRHQCQHQSGIVQLLWEAGTAVVYTCSLDGIVRLWDARTGRLLTDYRGHTAEILDFALSKDASLVVTTSGDHKAKVFCVQRPDR